In the genome of Gemmatimonadaceae bacterium, one region contains:
- a CDS encoding sugar transferase — MADVARPIELVRERAVERQQARREIQPRTRSEVLNRTVNVLLAAIALVVLMPVMLLVAVAVKLTSRGPVLYSQTRVGLDRRRARVDALYERRKQDAGGRIFTIYKFRSMYLNAEQSSGAVWATPDDPRVTPVGQFLRRVRLDELPQLVNVIKGDMNIVGPRPERPSIFARLRQDITEYPLRQLTRPGITGWAQINHTYDCSVDDVRTKVRYDLEYLQRQSLAEDLKIMVRTVPVMLFRKGGW; from the coding sequence ATGGCGGACGTTGCACGTCCGATCGAGCTCGTTCGTGAACGAGCAGTGGAGCGCCAGCAGGCACGCCGCGAGATCCAGCCGCGCACCAGGTCCGAGGTATTGAATCGCACGGTGAACGTCTTGCTCGCGGCGATCGCGCTCGTCGTTCTCATGCCGGTCATGTTGTTGGTGGCCGTTGCGGTGAAGCTGACGTCGCGTGGACCGGTCCTGTATTCGCAAACACGCGTTGGGCTCGATCGCCGGCGCGCGCGAGTCGATGCGCTGTACGAGCGGCGGAAACAGGATGCGGGCGGCCGCATCTTCACGATCTACAAGTTCCGCTCGATGTATTTGAACGCCGAGCAGAGCTCGGGCGCCGTCTGGGCGACACCCGACGATCCGCGTGTCACTCCGGTTGGGCAGTTTCTGCGTCGCGTCCGGTTAGACGAGCTGCCACAGCTCGTGAACGTCATCAAGGGCGACATGAACATCGTCGGCCCGCGTCCGGAGCGCCCGAGCATCTTCGCGCGGCTCCGGCAGGACATCACCGAGTATCCGCTCCGTCAACTGACCCGTCCGGGCATCACTGGGTGGGCGCAAATCAACCACACGTACGACTGTTCCGTGGATGACGTGCGCACCAAGGTCCGCTATGACCTCGAGTATCTGCAGCGCCAATCCTTGGCCGAAGATCTCAAGATCATGGTGCGGACAGTGCCGGTGATGTTGTTCCGCAAGGGCGGCTGGTAG
- the cysD gene encoding sulfate adenylyltransferase subunit CysD has translation MDHLEQLENRSIHILREAYANFRQLCMLWSIGKDSTVMLWLARKAFFGHVPFPLVHIDTSFKIPEMIAYRDRLAAEWHLNLMYGQNEVALAEHRTYPDGAVDRLTCCGLLKTEALRRTLSGEGPRYRFNHTTHTYERDRNTEPFTGVIVGARADEEGSRSKERYFSPRTTQSEWEVQDQPPEFWNQYKTEFAPGTHVRIHPLLDWTELNIWEYIGREQIPTVSLYYDHGDGTRYRSLGCGPCTQKVQSDARDVGEIIVELRTGKFSHIAERAGRAQDKEDGGGLESLRRDGYM, from the coding sequence ATGGATCATCTGGAACAACTCGAAAACAGAAGCATCCATATTCTGCGCGAAGCGTACGCCAACTTCCGGCAGCTGTGCATGCTGTGGTCGATCGGCAAGGACAGCACGGTGATGCTGTGGCTGGCGCGAAAGGCCTTCTTCGGGCACGTGCCGTTCCCGCTCGTGCACATCGACACGTCGTTCAAGATCCCGGAAATGATCGCGTACCGGGACCGGCTGGCGGCGGAGTGGCACTTGAACCTGATGTACGGGCAGAACGAGGTCGCGCTCGCCGAGCATCGAACGTACCCGGACGGCGCGGTGGACCGGCTCACCTGCTGCGGGCTGCTCAAGACCGAAGCGCTGCGCCGCACGCTGAGCGGTGAAGGTCCGCGCTATCGCTTCAACCATACGACACACACGTACGAGCGTGATCGGAACACGGAGCCGTTTACCGGCGTCATCGTAGGCGCGCGCGCGGACGAGGAAGGAAGCCGTTCCAAGGAGCGATACTTCTCTCCTCGAACGACGCAGAGCGAGTGGGAGGTGCAGGATCAACCGCCGGAGTTCTGGAATCAGTACAAGACCGAGTTTGCGCCGGGCACGCACGTGCGCATCCATCCCCTGCTCGACTGGACCGAATTGAACATCTGGGAGTACATCGGCCGAGAGCAGATTCCGACGGTGTCGTTGTACTACGATCACGGCGACGGAACGCGCTACCGCTCGTTAGGCTGCGGTCCCTGCACGCAAAAGGTGCAGTCCGATGCGCGCGATGTGGGCGAGATCATCGTCGAGCTGCGCACCGGGAAATTCTCGCACATTGCCGAACGCGCGGGACGGGCCCAGGACAAAGAGGACGGCGGCGGCCTGGAGTCGTTGCGCCGCGACGGATACATGTAG
- a CDS encoding GTP-binding protein, with amino-acid sequence MTNTATEERMSIVIVGHVDHGKSTIIGRLLADSHSLPDGKLEQVKELCARTAKPFEYAFLLDALRDERAQGITIDSARVFFRTPRREYIVIDAPGHIEFLKNMITGASRAEAALLVIDAQEGVQENSRRHGYMLAMLGIKQCVVLINKMDLVGYAQAEYDKLMASLGDFLAQVNITPACFIPVSGRDGDNLADASMHMPWYKGPTVLQALDMFEPEAQPVGLPFRLRVQDVYKFTGQGDDRRIIAGTIDSGQVAVGDRLVFLPSGKRSRVKTIEAFNRPPQEQASAGWATGVTLTEQIYVSRGELGVRESDPLPHVTTRLRVSLFWLGQRPLEMRKEYALKMGSARVPMRVEAVDRVIDASTLAARPNATRVERHDVADCVLKIGKAVAFDLASDLPGTSRFVIVDEYDIRGGGIVREALPDQQGWVREKVLVRNSKWERGSIPAERRAERYNQRAMLLLITGDKETERKVLAKDLEGRLFAQGKVVYFLGIGSVLYGVDADLGRQRENRLEHMRRLAEVANIMLDAGMILIVTAAELTSEDLDVIRAAVEPERIETIWVGDRMTTDLECNLYVSDAEGRSESLDRIETRLKDLGVVFRPW; translated from the coding sequence ATGACGAACACCGCCACCGAGGAGCGCATGAGTATCGTGATCGTCGGTCACGTCGATCACGGCAAGAGCACCATCATCGGGAGACTTCTCGCGGATAGTCACTCGCTTCCCGATGGAAAGTTGGAGCAAGTAAAGGAGCTCTGTGCGCGAACGGCGAAGCCGTTCGAATATGCGTTCCTGCTCGACGCCTTACGCGATGAACGCGCACAAGGCATCACGATCGATTCGGCGCGCGTCTTTTTCCGCACGCCGCGGCGCGAATACATCGTGATCGACGCGCCGGGCCACATTGAGTTTCTCAAGAACATGATTACGGGCGCGTCGCGCGCAGAAGCCGCGCTGCTCGTGATCGACGCGCAGGAAGGCGTGCAAGAGAACTCGCGGCGGCACGGCTACATGCTGGCGATGCTTGGCATCAAGCAGTGCGTGGTCCTGATCAACAAGATGGACCTGGTGGGATACGCACAAGCCGAGTACGACAAGTTGATGGCATCGCTCGGCGATTTTCTCGCGCAGGTCAACATCACGCCGGCGTGCTTCATTCCGGTGAGCGGGCGCGATGGCGACAATCTCGCCGACGCGTCGATGCACATGCCTTGGTACAAAGGCCCAACGGTGCTCCAGGCGTTGGACATGTTCGAGCCCGAGGCGCAGCCGGTCGGACTCCCATTTCGACTGCGCGTGCAAGACGTATACAAATTCACGGGCCAGGGCGACGACCGGCGCATCATCGCCGGCACGATCGACTCCGGACAGGTCGCAGTCGGCGATCGACTGGTGTTCCTGCCATCCGGAAAGCGGAGCAGAGTGAAAACCATTGAAGCGTTCAACCGGCCGCCGCAAGAGCAGGCATCGGCTGGTTGGGCAACGGGCGTGACGCTGACCGAACAGATCTACGTGTCGCGCGGCGAGCTGGGCGTGCGGGAATCGGATCCGTTACCGCACGTGACGACGCGGTTGCGGGTCAGCCTGTTCTGGCTCGGCCAGCGTCCGCTGGAGATGCGCAAGGAATACGCGCTCAAAATGGGCTCGGCGCGGGTGCCAATGCGCGTCGAAGCGGTGGATCGCGTGATCGACGCATCCACTCTGGCGGCTCGGCCTAACGCAACACGGGTGGAGCGGCACGACGTCGCGGATTGTGTGCTCAAAATCGGTAAGGCGGTGGCGTTCGATCTGGCGAGCGACCTGCCGGGGACGAGCCGCTTCGTGATCGTCGACGAGTACGACATCCGCGGCGGCGGCATCGTTCGCGAAGCGCTGCCCGACCAGCAGGGATGGGTGCGCGAGAAGGTGCTGGTACGCAACTCGAAGTGGGAGCGCGGATCGATTCCCGCCGAACGGCGCGCCGAGCGGTACAACCAGCGCGCGATGCTGCTGCTCATCACGGGCGACAAAGAGACCGAGCGCAAGGTGCTGGCCAAGGACCTAGAAGGACGGCTCTTCGCTCAGGGAAAGGTCGTCTACTTCCTCGGCATCGGCAGCGTGTTATACGGTGTGGACGCCGATCTCGGACGACAACGCGAGAACCGCTTGGAGCACATGCGACGGCTCGCGGAGGTCGCCAACATCATGCTCGACGCGGGCATGATCCTCATCGTGACGGCCGCCGAGCTGACGAGCGAGGATCTCGACGTCATTCGCGCCGCCGTGGAGCCGGAGCGGATCGAGACGATCTGGGTGGGCGACCGCATGACAACGGACCTTGAGTGCAACCTCTACGTCAGCGATGCGGAGGGCAGATCGGAGTCCCTCGATCGTATCGAGACCCGGCTCAAGGACCTGGGCGTCGTTTTTCGACCATGGTGA
- a CDS encoding SLBB domain-containing protein: MSALLSRKLRDNTHRLGRFIVTTCVFAAIGSGLPAQQPVPHDTTHAMPVQGDSTRADSARRAQILSDTAHTALTRAQLESEAGTLAQQGKQAQAALIRQRLKDGDFQVGDRVAIVVRGDSTLSDTASVRAGRMLQLKNLPPIPLTGVLHSELQGYLTKQLAQYLKNPTVEVTPLVQIAVVGNVGHPGFFWVPADLTLTDVIMLAGGPTQTSDLNGTKVKRDNKDRLSEKQVQQAFASGATLDQLDMRAGDQISVPVAGKHDWVRILQVTAALAAVTVAVISISRH, encoded by the coding sequence ATGTCAGCGCTCTTGAGCAGGAAGCTACGGGACAACACGCACCGACTCGGCCGCTTCATTGTCACGACCTGCGTGTTCGCGGCCATTGGAAGCGGACTTCCGGCTCAACAACCAGTCCCGCACGACACGACGCACGCGATGCCGGTCCAGGGGGATTCCACGCGCGCCGACTCGGCCCGCAGGGCACAGATCCTCAGTGACACGGCGCACACCGCGCTGACACGCGCACAGTTAGAGTCAGAAGCAGGGACGCTCGCGCAACAAGGAAAGCAGGCACAAGCGGCTCTGATTCGGCAGAGACTGAAAGACGGCGACTTTCAGGTGGGCGACCGCGTTGCGATTGTCGTTCGCGGCGACTCCACCCTGAGTGACACCGCGAGTGTCCGCGCCGGACGAATGCTTCAACTGAAGAACCTTCCGCCCATTCCGCTAACGGGCGTCTTGCACTCGGAGTTGCAGGGCTATTTGACGAAGCAGCTTGCGCAGTACCTGAAGAATCCCACGGTAGAAGTGACGCCGTTGGTACAGATCGCTGTCGTTGGCAACGTTGGGCATCCTGGATTTTTCTGGGTGCCGGCCGACCTGACGCTGACTGATGTGATCATGCTCGCCGGTGGCCCAACCCAGACGTCGGACTTGAACGGTACGAAGGTCAAGCGTGACAACAAGGACCGGTTGAGCGAAAAACAGGTGCAACAAGCTTTTGCATCGGGCGCGACATTAGACCAACTCGACATGCGCGCGGGAGACCAGATTTCGGTTCCCGTAGCAGGCAAACATGACTGGGTGAGAATCTTGCAGGTTACCGCCGCACTGGCTGCTGTCACTGTCGCCGTTATCTCGATCTCTCGGCATTAA
- the cysQ gene encoding 3'(2'),5'-bisphosphate nucleotidase CysQ, with product MVNAERLSEDLRLLAREAGEAILRFYGSSDTRQAVAWKENATPLTMADREAHAVIAAGLQRLTPDIPVLSEEGDIPEYEARCHWTRFWLVDPLDGTKEFTKGIGEFTVNIALIEDGAPTMGVVFAPVLDLMYWARSGAGTWRESAGAGPERVYSAERPATAGRIVVQSRSHPSAELEAYLATIRVEQRISLGSSLKFCWVADGRADMYPRFGPTMEWDVAAGDCVYRESARNGRRQTPFTYNKRDLRNGSFVLGA from the coding sequence ATGGTGAACGCCGAACGACTCAGCGAGGACCTCCGCCTGCTGGCGCGCGAGGCGGGCGAGGCGATTCTCCGGTTCTACGGTTCGAGCGACACGCGGCAAGCGGTGGCGTGGAAGGAGAACGCGACGCCGCTGACGATGGCGGACCGCGAGGCGCACGCGGTGATCGCCGCCGGATTGCAGCGCCTAACGCCCGACATCCCCGTGTTGTCGGAGGAAGGCGACATCCCCGAGTACGAGGCGCGCTGTCACTGGACGCGCTTCTGGCTCGTCGATCCGTTGGACGGCACAAAAGAGTTCACGAAGGGCATCGGCGAGTTCACGGTCAACATCGCGCTGATCGAGGATGGAGCGCCGACCATGGGCGTGGTGTTCGCTCCGGTGCTCGACCTCATGTACTGGGCGCGCTCCGGCGCGGGAACCTGGCGCGAAAGCGCCGGTGCCGGGCCCGAACGCGTCTACAGCGCCGAGCGTCCGGCGACGGCCGGCCGCATCGTCGTGCAGAGCCGTTCGCATCCCTCGGCCGAGCTGGAGGCGTACCTGGCGACGATTCGCGTCGAGCAGCGCATTTCGTTAGGCAGCTCCCTCAAGTTCTGCTGGGTCGCCGATGGCCGTGCCGATATGTACCCGCGCTTCGGCCCAACGATGGAGTGGGACGTGGCGGCCGGAGATTGCGTCTATCGGGAGTCGGCGCGCAATGGCCGCCGCCAGACACCGTTCACGTACAACAAACGGGATTTACGCAATGGCTCATTCGTTCTCGGCGCCTGA
- a CDS encoding glycosyltransferase — translation MIVLGLVLLAVPFVCFGYAYVAYPAVLWLASRSRRDVPSPADPAEWPLITITVPAYNEERRIGWTIEGLLGIDYPPDRRQILIASDGSTDGTDAIVREYASRGVELVHVAPRGGKTNAENHAATAIRGEIVVNTDASIRIHSHSVKELVRAFQDPSVGVASGRDVSVGDVEQEANRGESGYVGYEMWVRALETKLGSIVGASGCCYAARVDVQRTELPGDLARDFASALIAHQKGLRAVSVASATCVVPRTTSLRAELRRKVRTMAQGLETLWHYRELMAPWRAGFSFASMLVSHKLSRWLFYLTLPLAAVGVVLLCVADPRALVLAALAILVLGAGYAALAWPEGKRVPLPIALCGFVVVSNVAGVLAWLTFLRRQRMPTWEPTRRPDLGGGVAK, via the coding sequence ATGATCGTCCTCGGCCTGGTTCTGCTCGCCGTACCGTTTGTGTGCTTCGGCTACGCCTATGTCGCGTACCCCGCAGTGCTCTGGCTGGCGTCGCGATCTCGTCGCGACGTCCCGTCGCCGGCCGATCCCGCGGAATGGCCGCTCATCACGATTACCGTCCCGGCATACAATGAAGAGCGCCGCATTGGGTGGACGATCGAAGGCCTCCTCGGAATCGACTATCCGCCTGATCGCCGGCAGATACTGATTGCATCCGATGGATCGACGGACGGCACCGACGCGATCGTGCGCGAATACGCATCGCGCGGGGTCGAGTTGGTCCACGTGGCGCCGCGCGGCGGGAAGACTAACGCAGAGAATCACGCGGCGACTGCGATTCGCGGCGAGATCGTCGTCAACACCGATGCGTCGATTCGGATCCATTCACACAGCGTGAAGGAGCTCGTGCGTGCGTTCCAGGACCCGAGCGTCGGCGTCGCCTCCGGGCGCGACGTGAGCGTGGGCGATGTGGAGCAGGAGGCTAACCGTGGCGAATCCGGCTACGTGGGCTACGAAATGTGGGTGCGGGCGCTCGAAACCAAGTTGGGATCGATCGTCGGTGCCAGCGGCTGCTGCTACGCGGCGCGGGTCGATGTGCAGCGCACCGAGCTGCCGGGCGACCTTGCGCGGGACTTCGCCAGTGCGCTCATCGCCCATCAAAAAGGGCTGCGCGCAGTATCGGTGGCGAGTGCCACCTGCGTCGTGCCGCGCACGACCTCGCTGCGCGCCGAGCTCCGTCGCAAGGTGCGTACAATGGCACAAGGACTCGAGACACTCTGGCACTACCGCGAGCTCATGGCGCCCTGGCGCGCCGGATTCTCGTTTGCCTCCATGCTCGTGAGCCACAAGCTGAGCCGGTGGTTGTTTTACCTGACGCTTCCGTTGGCCGCGGTTGGTGTGGTGCTCTTGTGTGTGGCGGATCCGCGCGCACTGGTGCTGGCGGCGCTCGCCATCCTCGTGTTAGGCGCTGGATACGCAGCCCTGGCGTGGCCCGAAGGCAAACGCGTTCCGCTTCCGATTGCGCTGTGTGGGTTCGTCGTGGTGTCGAATGTTGCCGGGGTGCTTGCCTGGCTGACGTTCCTGCGCCGGCAGCGTATGCCCACATGGGAGCCCACGCGCAGACCCGACCTCGGCGGTGGGGTCGCGAAGTAG
- a CDS encoding polysaccharide biosynthesis tyrosine autokinase, whose product MTGNYIPSNLPVERGPDPNFPAFAPQGAWPQWGGGNGDEPGMNWGRYFSALRRYKWLILILVIVGGAAGVIVTKFLPPEYATQGQLWINDNGAAQRNEAPGPVQGDELLAAGAWADLLKSSTIMDRVVKKMSLYLWPKDLADSAVFAGFEPGPGFRGGSYALRVDPAGQKYSLVTEQGAIVESGAVGDSVGRSVGFLWKPRPEALGHGRAIQFTVADPRDVAMGLLGRMDVTLPERSAFLKVTMTGRSPRRTAAILNAVMSEFVATAGELKRRNLEQSATMLGEQLDTARGNLRSAESAYQTFRQNAITLPQDNAPGAPGTDPLTMAAVGGNQPGGAGQAGMPNDPLGGNVAGENPVVGNYFTDKAQLEQLQHDQAALQQLVQHPDAINADAFVPILTAHTSPALQSALTDLGKREAELRTAREVYTEQHPTVVALRTSVQAMRTQTIPGILKGLIAQIQSREQDLQGQIASAGKELKAIPPRTIEQMRLERDVNTKTQLFQMLQARYEEMRLAEASAIPDISILDTAVAPLLPTKNTTPSIIAFAIVASLGGALGLALLLDHTDPRFRYPEQVTSDLGLTILGAVPSIKRARSGEPNPEEAAQVIEAFRTIRMSLTNSYAGAGSIAFAVSSPGPGDGKSLVSSNLALSFAEAGYRTVLVDGDTRRGQLHAMFGANRRPGLLDYLGGDAALETILRTTTHEKLALIPCGTRRHRGPELLHSQAMLQLMGELRARYDVILIDSPPLGAGVDPFVLGAATGNLLLVLRTGTTDRKMADAKLKLLKRLPIRLLGAVLNDIRAQGVYRYYTYLYGYTTSEDDELPQLAPQAGEFSGKS is encoded by the coding sequence ATGACCGGCAACTACATTCCTTCGAACCTCCCCGTCGAGCGCGGGCCGGATCCGAATTTCCCGGCATTCGCACCGCAGGGTGCTTGGCCGCAATGGGGAGGCGGAAACGGCGACGAGCCCGGAATGAACTGGGGGCGCTACTTCTCGGCTCTCAGACGTTACAAATGGCTCATCTTGATCTTGGTCATTGTCGGCGGAGCAGCCGGCGTCATCGTGACCAAGTTCCTGCCGCCTGAGTACGCGACTCAGGGCCAACTCTGGATCAACGACAACGGCGCCGCGCAGCGGAATGAAGCGCCGGGACCTGTCCAGGGCGACGAGCTTCTTGCCGCCGGTGCGTGGGCCGATCTCCTCAAGAGCTCGACCATCATGGACCGCGTCGTGAAGAAGATGTCGTTGTACCTGTGGCCGAAAGATCTCGCCGATTCCGCGGTGTTCGCCGGCTTCGAGCCGGGACCAGGATTCCGGGGCGGCTCGTATGCGCTTCGCGTCGATCCCGCCGGTCAGAAATATTCGCTGGTCACCGAACAAGGCGCGATCGTCGAGTCGGGCGCGGTTGGAGACTCCGTTGGGCGGTCGGTCGGCTTCCTCTGGAAGCCGCGGCCCGAGGCCCTCGGTCATGGACGCGCCATCCAGTTCACGGTCGCCGATCCGCGCGACGTCGCCATGGGTCTGTTAGGCCGCATGGACGTCACGCTGCCCGAGCGCAGCGCATTCTTGAAGGTGACGATGACCGGCCGGAGTCCGCGTCGCACTGCGGCGATCCTCAACGCCGTGATGTCCGAGTTCGTGGCCACGGCCGGTGAATTGAAGCGCCGCAACCTCGAGCAGAGCGCCACCATGTTGGGCGAACAGCTCGATACGGCGCGCGGGAATCTGCGCTCGGCGGAATCGGCGTACCAGACCTTCCGCCAGAATGCGATCACACTGCCGCAGGACAACGCGCCGGGCGCGCCGGGCACCGACCCGCTCACCATGGCCGCCGTCGGCGGCAACCAGCCAGGCGGCGCGGGTCAGGCCGGCATGCCTAACGACCCACTCGGCGGCAACGTCGCCGGCGAGAACCCGGTCGTCGGCAACTACTTCACCGACAAAGCACAGCTCGAGCAGCTCCAGCACGATCAAGCCGCGTTGCAGCAGCTCGTGCAGCATCCAGATGCGATCAACGCCGACGCGTTCGTGCCGATTCTCACGGCGCATACATCGCCTGCCCTGCAGAGCGCGCTCACCGATCTCGGCAAGCGCGAGGCGGAGCTCCGCACGGCGCGTGAGGTCTATACGGAGCAGCATCCCACGGTCGTGGCGCTGCGGACGAGCGTGCAGGCCATGCGCACGCAAACCATTCCCGGCATTCTGAAAGGACTCATCGCGCAGATTCAATCGCGCGAACAGGACCTCCAGGGTCAAATCGCTTCCGCGGGCAAGGAGCTCAAGGCCATCCCGCCGCGCACGATCGAGCAAATGCGGTTGGAACGCGACGTGAACACCAAGACGCAGCTGTTCCAGATGCTGCAGGCGCGCTACGAGGAAATGCGGCTGGCGGAAGCCAGTGCGATTCCGGATATCAGCATTCTCGATACGGCGGTCGCACCGCTGCTGCCCACCAAGAACACGACGCCGAGCATCATCGCCTTTGCGATCGTCGCCAGTTTGGGCGGCGCGCTCGGCCTCGCGCTCCTGCTCGACCACACCGATCCGCGCTTCCGGTATCCGGAGCAGGTGACCAGCGATCTCGGCCTCACGATCCTGGGCGCCGTTCCCAGCATCAAGCGCGCGCGGAGCGGTGAGCCGAACCCTGAGGAGGCCGCGCAGGTGATCGAAGCCTTCCGGACGATTCGTATGAGCCTAACGAACTCGTACGCCGGAGCGGGCTCGATCGCGTTCGCGGTGTCCAGCCCGGGGCCCGGCGATGGGAAGTCGCTCGTGTCGTCCAATCTCGCGCTGTCGTTCGCGGAAGCAGGCTACCGGACGGTCCTCGTCGACGGCGACACGCGGCGTGGTCAGCTGCATGCGATGTTCGGCGCCAACCGGCGCCCGGGCTTGCTGGACTACCTGGGCGGCGATGCCGCGCTCGAGACGATTCTTCGCACCACGACGCACGAAAAGCTGGCGCTGATTCCGTGCGGCACCCGCCGCCACCGTGGCCCGGAGTTGCTGCACTCACAAGCCATGCTGCAGTTGATGGGCGAGCTGCGCGCGCGCTACGACGTGATTCTGATCGACAGCCCGCCGTTGGGCGCCGGTGTCGACCCGTTCGTGCTTGGCGCGGCGACAGGCAACCTGCTGCTGGTGCTCCGCACCGGCACGACGGACCGGAAGATGGCCGACGCGAAGCTCAAGCTCCTCAAGCGTCTCCCGATTCGTCTGTTAGGCGCCGTGCTCAACGACATCCGCGCACAAGGCGTCTACCGCTACTACACGTACCTCTACGGATACACCACCAGCGAGGACGACGAGCTACCGCAGCTGGCGCCGCAGGCCGGGGAGTTCTCGGGCAAGAGCTGA
- the cysC gene encoding adenylyl-sulfate kinase — MHRDTNLRSFAKAFSWRLFGTLTTAIIVYVFTKRVEVALFVGVVELVGKILLFWLHERLWERIPLGKHEPTPTVIWFTGLSGSGKTTVAQWLHSELRRRGIRAEYLDGDTIRHLFPTTGFTRTDRDQHIRRVGYLASKLEENGVFVVASFISPYEESRAFVRGLCRNFVEVYVSTPLEECERRDVKGLYAKARRGEILNFTGIDDPYEAPVNPDVVLDTRGVTVEESGQKVMNRIRANL; from the coding sequence ATGCATCGTGATACCAACCTCAGGTCGTTCGCAAAGGCCTTCTCGTGGCGCCTGTTCGGCACGCTGACCACCGCGATCATCGTATATGTTTTCACGAAGCGGGTGGAAGTCGCGCTGTTTGTCGGTGTGGTGGAGTTGGTGGGCAAGATTCTATTGTTCTGGCTGCACGAGCGCCTGTGGGAGCGCATCCCGTTAGGCAAACACGAGCCGACACCGACGGTCATCTGGTTCACGGGCCTGTCGGGATCGGGCAAGACGACGGTCGCACAATGGCTGCACAGCGAGCTGCGGCGCCGCGGCATCCGCGCCGAATATCTCGACGGCGACACGATTCGCCATCTTTTCCCGACGACGGGCTTCACGCGCACGGACCGCGACCAGCACATCCGACGCGTGGGATACCTGGCAAGCAAGCTCGAGGAGAACGGCGTCTTCGTCGTGGCGTCGTTCATCTCGCCGTACGAGGAATCACGCGCGTTCGTTCGCGGGCTCTGCCGCAATTTCGTCGAGGTGTATGTGTCGACGCCGCTCGAAGAATGCGAGCGACGGGACGTCAAAGGCTTGTACGCGAAGGCACGGCGCGGTGAGATCCTCAACTTCACCGGCATCGACGACCCGTACGAGGCGCCGGTCAACCCCGATGTCGTTCTCGACACTCGCGGCGTGACCGTCGAGGAATCGGGTCAGAAAGTCATGAACAGGATTCGCGCAAACCTGTAA
- a CDS encoding response regulator, translating to MSENEKPSRPPLVLLANDQEWSARSLESILGPNGYAVLRAYTGKQVLDLARSAQPDLVIMDIRLPDMDGGDVCKQLLDDVRFNASTPIIITTSGPAERSQRLAALQSGAWEFVSQPLDGEVLLLKLDAFMRSKREADRLRAESLLDPTTGLYNMRGLVRRAREISAEAQRLKAPIACVAFAPVAQAPDLEERPLNGDTEHVIDYLASLVRRCGRVSDAIGRLGPTDFAIIAPATASDGAVRMMQRIQETVDAEPRSIGDAAHKLRIRAGYCAVPDFSESTVDAVEMLLRATTALRYLRTEESGVPIRSFEDVPLRSAL from the coding sequence ATGTCCGAAAACGAGAAGCCGTCGCGTCCGCCGCTCGTGCTCCTCGCGAACGACCAAGAATGGTCGGCGCGTTCGCTGGAGAGCATCCTGGGGCCCAACGGCTACGCGGTGCTCCGCGCGTACACCGGCAAACAAGTGCTCGATCTCGCGCGCAGCGCGCAGCCCGATCTCGTGATCATGGACATTCGGCTGCCCGATATGGATGGCGGGGATGTATGCAAGCAGCTGCTCGATGACGTTCGTTTCAACGCATCGACGCCAATCATCATCACGACGTCGGGGCCGGCCGAGCGAAGTCAACGTCTTGCGGCCTTGCAATCCGGGGCATGGGAGTTCGTTAGCCAGCCGCTCGACGGCGAAGTGTTGTTACTCAAGCTCGATGCGTTCATGCGAAGCAAACGCGAAGCAGATCGTCTTCGCGCGGAAAGTCTGCTGGATCCGACGACCGGATTGTACAACATGCGCGGCCTGGTGCGACGTGCACGAGAGATTTCTGCCGAGGCCCAACGTCTCAAAGCGCCTATCGCCTGCGTTGCATTTGCGCCGGTTGCGCAAGCTCCGGATCTCGAGGAGCGGCCGCTGAACGGCGACACGGAGCACGTAATCGACTACCTGGCGTCGCTGGTGCGACGCTGCGGGCGCGTCTCCGACGCCATTGGCCGCCTTGGCCCAACGGACTTCGCCATCATCGCTCCCGCGACCGCGAGCGATGGGGCGGTGCGCATGATGCAGCGCATTCAGGAAACAGTGGATGCGGAGCCGCGGTCCATCGGTGATGCGGCGCACAAACTCCGCATCAGGGCTGGCTATTGCGCGGTCCCGGATTTTTCGGAAAGCACCGTCGATGCAGTTGAGATGCTATTGCGCGCGACCACAGCCCTCAGGTATCTGCGCACCGAGGAATCCGGCGTCCCGATCCGCTCGTTCGAGGACGTGCCCCTCCGCTCGGCGCTCTAG